One window of Oncorhynchus masou masou isolate Uvic2021 chromosome 28, UVic_Omas_1.1, whole genome shotgun sequence genomic DNA carries:
- the c28h9orf78 gene encoding splicing factor C9orf78 homolog, with protein MPSGKNFRRRRESSSDEEEDEITAEVRSKLDEAKELQSLRKRQTGVSVAALLEGEKLRLDEGGDNDPFKLKTGGVVDMKKVKDRARDMTDDDTGDLNLGTSFSAETNRRDEDADMMKYIETELKKKKGLVEAEEQKVKVKNAEDLLYELPENIRVNSAKKTEEMLSNQMLSGIPEVDLGIDAKIKNIIFTEEAKAKLLQDQRNKKKDNGTSFVPTNIAVNYVQHNRFYREDVNAPQRHHNRHKPKEPEARPLRVGDTEKPGPEAVEPANHRKRPNNEKATDDYHYEKFKKMNRRY; from the exons ATGCCGTCGGGAAAAAACTTTAGAAGGAGAAGAGAAAGCTCTTCGGATGAAGAGGAAGACGAGATAACAGCTGAAGTTAG ATCGAAACTGGACGAAGCTAAAGAACTTCAGAGTTTACGGAAAAGACAGACTGGAGTTAG CGTGGCCGCATTGTTGGAGGGGGAGAAACTTCGCTTGGACGAAGGGGGTGat AATGACCCTTTTAAATTGAAGACGGGAGGGGTTGTTGACATGAAAAAAGTTAAAGACCGGGCCAGAGACAT GACCGATGACGATACAGGGGACCTTAATCTGGGCACCTCTTTCTCTGCCGAGACCAACAGACGAGATGAAGATGCCGACAT GATGAAGTACATTGAGACAGAGCTGAAGAAGAAGAAGGGCTTGGTGGAAGCGGAGGAGCAGAAGGTAAAAGTGAAGAACGCTGAGGACCTCCTGTACGAGCTGCCGGAGAACATCCGAGTCAATTCGGCCAAGAAGACTGAAGAGATGTTGTCCAATCAGATGCTGAGTGGGATCCCCGAAGTTGACCTTGGCATTGA TGCTAAGATAAAGAACATCATCTTCACAGAGGAGGCCAAGGCCAAGCTGCTACAGGATCAGAGGAACAAGAAGAAGGACAACGGTACCTCCTTCGTCCCCACCAACATCGCTGTCAACTACGTCCAGCACAACCGCT TCTACCGTGAAGACGTGAACGCCCCACAGAGACACCACAATAGACACAAACCAAAGGAGCCAGAGGCCAGGCCTCTTCGTGTGGGTGACACAGAGAAACCAGGACCAGAGG CTGTGGAACCAGCCAACCATCGCAAGAGGCCTAACAACGAGAAGGCCACGGACGACTACCACTACGAGAAGTTCAAGAAGATGAACCGTAGATACTGA